From Rhododendron vialii isolate Sample 1 chromosome 10a, ASM3025357v1, the proteins below share one genomic window:
- the LOC131304379 gene encoding transcription factor MYB20-like: MGRQPCCEKVGLKKGPWTAEEDKRLINFILTNGQCCWRAVPKLAGLLRCGKSCRLRWTNYLRPDLKRGLLSEYEEKTVIDLHAQLGNRWSKIASHLPGRTDNEIKNHWNTHIKKKLKKMGIDPLTHKPLPTDELPKEKQEDQQVGPSSETESSSMESSITEANEELINPDEDPSMEVINNGFCTDEVPLIEPHEISTLVSASRSSSSAPSSSSSSIIQEFDFPNFDWQCDIINSLDFWDGDFSSTLDWLINYDSDRNNVTPIPGIVWDQEPIRDYII, translated from the exons ATGGGGAGACAGCCGTGTTGTGAGAAAGTAGGGCTAAAGAAGGGGCCATGGACAGCTGAAGAGGACAAGAGGCTGATCAACTTCATCCTCACCAATGGCCAATGCTGCTGGAGAGCTGTCCCTAAACTTGCAG GATTACTAAGGTGTGGTAAGAGTTGCAGGCTGAGGTGGACAAACTATCTTAGGCCAGACTTAAAGAGGGGTCTCTTATCAGAGTACGAAGAGAAGACGGTTATTGACCTCCATGCTCAACTTGGCAACAG ATGGTCTAAAATTGCTTCTCATCTCCCCGGAAGAACCGATAACGAGATAAAGAACCACTGGAATACCCACATCAAGAAAAAGCTCAAGAAAATGGGGATTGACCCTCTAACACACAAACCACTCCCAACTGATGAACTAcccaaagaaaaacaagaagatcAACAAGTGGGCCCAAGCAGTGAAACAGAGTCATCATCAATGGAATCATCAATTACAGAGGCCAATGAGGAACTAATAAACCCAGATGAAGATCCATCAATGGAAGTGATCAACAATGGGTTTTGTACAGATGAGGTCCCATTGATTGAACCCCATGAGATCAGTACTCTTGTATCTGCTTCTCGTTCTTCATCTTCTGCTCCATCGTCTTCTTCCTCCAGTATAATTCAAGAATTTGACTTCCCAAATTTTGATTGGCAATGTGACATCATCAATAGCTTGGATTTCTGGGATGGTGACTTCAGCAGTACTTTGGATTGGCTGATTAATTATGATAGTGATAGGAACAATGTAACCCCAATCCCAGGAATTGTTTGGGACCAAGAACCTATTAGAGACTACATTATTTGA